In Hyperolius riggenbachi isolate aHypRig1 chromosome 10, aHypRig1.pri, whole genome shotgun sequence, a genomic segment contains:
- the LCOR gene encoding ligand-dependent corepressor isoform X5, with translation MASVCKRQQCCVERRGFRQELDSWRYKLIHCVGFESILEGLFGPGLLNDLSLFKDCEPTGVCDWSFDENCLFCCLRREKVKEHLAGFNKSVSEPGQENLLKQEQAKIIRLERQAEEFINAVFYKKDCPRISDPNIPLVAREIMQRMIRQFAAEYTSKNSSTQDSSQPNSTKNQSLPKPSPGQSSPPPATTQNPVLSKLLMADQDSPLDLTVKKSQSEEPCAQADGVLDLSTKKSPCSGSTNSSISPSTSNAIGNGRPGRSSQHRPDGLPRSGDGVPPRSLLDATRETYGHSTPLKVPLARSLQISEELHNRKQFSTSTNHGSPGLQNQGQHLILSREASWAKPHYELNFGRMKYRGNGTLSNISDLPFLTENSNAFPKNIPNKHEIKKEMGLSSPVDLKIPQVRGMDLSWESRSGELYNYNSLVMGSQTESALSKKLRTILPKQNRRNLLDSTADSWSSDVEQSTSGQPYSTSDQEGDPGSKQPRKKRGRYRQYNSEILEEAIAVVMNGKMSVSKAQSIYGIPHSTLEYKVKERLGTLKNPPKKKMKLMRLEGQDVAVKSELEPQDEVEGSPSANDSKDE, from the exons ACTGTGAACCTACAGGTGTTTGTGATTGGTCCTTTGATGAGAATTGCCTTTTCTGCTGCTTGAGACGAGAAAAAGTTAAG GAGCATTTAGCGGGTTTTAATAAATCTGTGTCTGAACCTGGCCAAGAAAACCTACTTAAGCAAGAGCAAGCGAAGATCATTCGACTAGAAAGACAAGCGGAAGAGTTCATAAATGCCGTCTTCTACAAGAAAG ACTGCCCTAGGATCTCCGATCCTAATATTCCCTTAGTTGCTCGCGAGATCATGCAGCGAATGATTCGACAGTTTGCTGCTGAATATACCTCAAAGAATAGCTCTACTCAGGACTCCAGCCAGCCCAACAGCACAAAGAACCAAAGCTTGCCGAAACCGTCCCCCGGACAAAGTTCTCCACCCCCTGCAACTACTCAGAACCCTGTGCTCAGCAAGCTTCTGATGGCTGACCAAGACTCCCCATTGGACCTCACTGTCAAGAAGTCCCAGTCAGAAGAACCCTGTGCGCAAG CAGATGGAGTGCTTGACTTGTCTACCAAGAAGAGTCCATGTTCTGGCAGCACAAACTCAAGCATTTCTCCGAGTACCTCAAACGCTATAGGGAATGG GCGACCTGGGAGATCCAGCCAGCACCGTCCAGATGGACTTCCACGCAGTGGTGATGGGGTGCCTCCAAGAAGTTTGCTGGATGCTACCAGAGAAACTTATGGCCACTCCACACCCCTAAAAGTGCCATTGGCTCGCTCCTTACAGATTAGCGAGGAATTGCATAACAGAAAGCAATTTTCTACATCTACCAACCATGGTTCTCCTGGACTACAGAATCAAGGACAGCATTTGATCCTTTCCAGGGAAGCTTCTTGGGCAAAGCCACACTATGAATTAAATTTTGGCCGTATGAAATATAGGGGTAATGGCACACTCAGCAACATCAGTGACCTGCCTTTTCTCACAGAAAATTCGaatgcatttccaaaaaatattcCAAACAAACACGAAATTAAGAAGGAAATGGGCCTTTCTTCTCCAGTCGATTTAAAAATTCCACAGGTCCGTGGCATGGATCTCTCGTGGGAGTCCCGCAGTGGGGAACTGTATAATTACAACTCTTTGGTTATGGGTTCACAAACGGAGAGCGCACTTAGCAAAAAATTAAGGACTATCCTTCCAAAGCAAAATCGGAGAAACTTATTGGATTCTACTGCTGATTCCTGGAGCTCAGATGTTGAGCAGTCTACCTCTGGACAGCCCTACTCCACCTCAGACCAAGAAGGCGACCCTGGCTCTAAGCAACCAAGGAAAAAGAGAGGGAGATACAGACAGTATAACAGTGAAATACTGGAGGAAGCGATTGCCGTTGTCATGAACGGCAAAATGAGTGTTTCCAAAGCGCAAAGTATTTATGGGATTCCACATAGCACACTGGAGTACAAAGTCAAGGAGAGGCTAGGCACATTAAAAAATCctccaaagaaaaaaatgaaacttATGAGGTTGGAAGGACAAGACGTAGCAGTAAAAAGTGAACTGGAGCCTCAGGATGAGGTGGAGGGTTCGCCAAGTGCAAATGATTCTAAAGATGAATAA
- the LCOR gene encoding ligand-dependent corepressor isoform X6 translates to MASVCKRQQCCVERRGFRQELDSWRYKLIHCVGFESILEGLFGPGLLNDLSLFKDCEPTGVCDWSFDENCLFCCLRREKVKEHLAGFNKSVSEPGQENLLKQEQAKIIRLERQAEEFINAVFYKKDCPRISDPNIPLVAREIMQRMIRQFAAEYTSKNSSTQDSSQPNSTKNQSLPKPSPGQSSPPPATTQNPVLSKLLMADQDSPLDLTVKKSQSEEPCAQDGVLDLSTKKSPCSGSTNSSISPSTSNAIGNGRPGRSSQHRPDGLPRSGDGVPPRSLLDATRETYGHSTPLKVPLARSLQISEELHNRKQFSTSTNHGSPGLQNQGQHLILSREASWAKPHYELNFGRMKYRGNGTLSNISDLPFLTENSNAFPKNIPNKHEIKKEMGLSSPVDLKIPQVRGMDLSWESRSGELYNYNSLVMGSQTESALSKKLRTILPKQNRRNLLDSTADSWSSDVEQSTSGQPYSTSDQEGDPGSKQPRKKRGRYRQYNSEILEEAIAVVMNGKMSVSKAQSIYGIPHSTLEYKVKERLGTLKNPPKKKMKLMRLEGQDVAVKSELEPQDEVEGSPSANDSKDE, encoded by the exons ACTGTGAACCTACAGGTGTTTGTGATTGGTCCTTTGATGAGAATTGCCTTTTCTGCTGCTTGAGACGAGAAAAAGTTAAG GAGCATTTAGCGGGTTTTAATAAATCTGTGTCTGAACCTGGCCAAGAAAACCTACTTAAGCAAGAGCAAGCGAAGATCATTCGACTAGAAAGACAAGCGGAAGAGTTCATAAATGCCGTCTTCTACAAGAAAG ACTGCCCTAGGATCTCCGATCCTAATATTCCCTTAGTTGCTCGCGAGATCATGCAGCGAATGATTCGACAGTTTGCTGCTGAATATACCTCAAAGAATAGCTCTACTCAGGACTCCAGCCAGCCCAACAGCACAAAGAACCAAAGCTTGCCGAAACCGTCCCCCGGACAAAGTTCTCCACCCCCTGCAACTACTCAGAACCCTGTGCTCAGCAAGCTTCTGATGGCTGACCAAGACTCCCCATTGGACCTCACTGTCAAGAAGTCCCAGTCAGAAGAACCCTGTGCGCAAG ATGGAGTGCTTGACTTGTCTACCAAGAAGAGTCCATGTTCTGGCAGCACAAACTCAAGCATTTCTCCGAGTACCTCAAACGCTATAGGGAATGG GCGACCTGGGAGATCCAGCCAGCACCGTCCAGATGGACTTCCACGCAGTGGTGATGGGGTGCCTCCAAGAAGTTTGCTGGATGCTACCAGAGAAACTTATGGCCACTCCACACCCCTAAAAGTGCCATTGGCTCGCTCCTTACAGATTAGCGAGGAATTGCATAACAGAAAGCAATTTTCTACATCTACCAACCATGGTTCTCCTGGACTACAGAATCAAGGACAGCATTTGATCCTTTCCAGGGAAGCTTCTTGGGCAAAGCCACACTATGAATTAAATTTTGGCCGTATGAAATATAGGGGTAATGGCACACTCAGCAACATCAGTGACCTGCCTTTTCTCACAGAAAATTCGaatgcatttccaaaaaatattcCAAACAAACACGAAATTAAGAAGGAAATGGGCCTTTCTTCTCCAGTCGATTTAAAAATTCCACAGGTCCGTGGCATGGATCTCTCGTGGGAGTCCCGCAGTGGGGAACTGTATAATTACAACTCTTTGGTTATGGGTTCACAAACGGAGAGCGCACTTAGCAAAAAATTAAGGACTATCCTTCCAAAGCAAAATCGGAGAAACTTATTGGATTCTACTGCTGATTCCTGGAGCTCAGATGTTGAGCAGTCTACCTCTGGACAGCCCTACTCCACCTCAGACCAAGAAGGCGACCCTGGCTCTAAGCAACCAAGGAAAAAGAGAGGGAGATACAGACAGTATAACAGTGAAATACTGGAGGAAGCGATTGCCGTTGTCATGAACGGCAAAATGAGTGTTTCCAAAGCGCAAAGTATTTATGGGATTCCACATAGCACACTGGAGTACAAAGTCAAGGAGAGGCTAGGCACATTAAAAAATCctccaaagaaaaaaatgaaacttATGAGGTTGGAAGGACAAGACGTAGCAGTAAAAAGTGAACTGGAGCCTCAGGATGAGGTGGAGGGTTCGCCAAGTGCAAATGATTCTAAAGATGAATAA